A stretch of the Coprobacillus cateniformis genome encodes the following:
- the minD gene encoding septum site-determining protein MinD has protein sequence MSRTIVVTSGKGGVGKSSMTINLGYALASQGQKVCLIDADFGLKNLDVMMGLENRVIYDLNDVISNKCSLKQILVKDKRMDSLYLLPACKSLSFENLNVDYMMKMIEQLKNEFDFILIDSPAGIEKGFQYASGLSQEAIIVVTLDVVSLRDADRVVGLLLKQGVTNLHMLVNKYNDEDIHKGRSLTLKDAYDILSIPLLGLVYDDHEMLEANNKGMPIYLQKNLSISGCFDRIIKRLDGQEVPFQKNKKKPLFERIFG, from the coding sequence ATGAGCAGAACTATTGTAGTTACATCGGGTAAAGGTGGAGTTGGAAAAAGTAGTATGACAATTAATTTAGGGTATGCATTAGCATCGCAGGGACAGAAAGTGTGTTTGATTGATGCAGACTTTGGATTAAAAAATCTCGATGTTATGATGGGATTAGAAAATCGTGTTATTTATGATTTGAATGATGTCATTTCTAATAAATGTTCTTTGAAACAAATTTTAGTAAAAGATAAGAGGATGGATTCGTTGTATTTGTTGCCAGCATGTAAATCGTTATCATTTGAGAATTTGAATGTTGATTATATGATGAAAATGATTGAACAATTAAAAAATGAATTTGATTTTATTTTAATAGATAGTCCAGCTGGAATTGAAAAAGGTTTTCAATATGCAAGTGGATTATCACAAGAAGCTATTATTGTTGTGACACTAGATGTTGTTTCATTAAGAGATGCAGATCGTGTTGTGGGATTGCTATTGAAGCAGGGAGTCACTAACTTACATATGCTGGTGAATAAATATAACGATGAAGATATACATAAGGGAAGAAGTTTGACATTAAAAGATGCCTATGACATTTTGTCAATTCCTTTGCTGGGACTTGTTTATGATGATCATGAAATGTTAGAGGCAAACAATAAGGGAATGCCAATTTATTTACAGAAGAATTTGTCTATTAGTGGATGTTTTGATCGAATTATTAAGAGATTAGATGGGCAGGAAGTTCCTTTTCAAAAAAATAAGAAAAAACCGTTGTTTGAAAGAATATTTGGATAA
- a CDS encoding peptidoglycan DD-metalloendopeptidase family protein, translating to MNEIDEIKRRMEKRRAHHHPTLTDRHFSRLYNGMIKCMVVLLVGVAICAYVKVSPNGEYIKDYVLNDMHFTELTKWVNNQLLSFNKKNDNAATVSSQVSYKNIKDNYYTNQSNEVLNFDKGRVIYVGKQDMLGQYVTVLLENNIEVTFGQMTDVFVSAYDQVDAATILGTYQNQVMIIFTQGEKEIDYSTFEELIS from the coding sequence GTGAATGAAATAGATGAAATTAAAAGACGTATGGAAAAGCGTAGGGCACACCATCACCCAACATTAACTGATCGCCATTTTTCAAGGTTGTATAATGGAATGATCAAATGTATGGTTGTATTATTGGTGGGAGTGGCAATTTGTGCTTATGTGAAGGTGAGTCCAAATGGCGAATATATAAAAGATTATGTTTTGAATGATATGCATTTTACCGAATTGACAAAATGGGTGAATAATCAATTGTTATCTTTTAATAAAAAGAATGATAATGCAGCAACCGTTTCTAGTCAAGTATCCTATAAAAATATTAAAGATAACTATTATACGAATCAATCTAATGAAGTTTTGAATTTTGATAAAGGTCGTGTCATTTATGTTGGAAAACAAGATATGCTTGGGCAATATGTTACTGTTTTATTAGAAAACAATATTGAAGTGACTTTTGGACAGATGACAGATGTCTTTGTGAGTGCTTATGATCAGGTTGATGCGGCAACGATACTTGGAACATATCAAAATCAGGTTATGATTATCTTTACGCAAGGTGAAAAGGAAATTGACTATTCAACGTTTGAAGAACTTATTTCATAA
- a CDS encoding site-2 protease family protein, protein MTIQRLKNLFHKIDIHPVTLIYFVLAWIGGYLKWYLSTLLIVCLHEICHLLMAYYFDFEIDKVEILPFGAYLSLNDFYFHPIREEICVVLAGPCSHLLIYGLILVLSSGVYQEYLLTMNMMVFVFNLVPIYPMDGGRIIGLILQSVMDLKKALYLTLKISVFVFCILFCFYCQMNTFVILSYLFIQQFYYLKFIPVYLRKYYTQIPSLYPRDKIVLNRTLTYRRGFHNYYQVDGLIYDEQEMVGELIKNVKK, encoded by the coding sequence TTGACTATTCAACGTTTGAAGAACTTATTTCATAAAATTGATATTCACCCAGTTACACTTATATATTTTGTACTTGCATGGATAGGGGGATATTTAAAATGGTATCTTTCCACTTTGCTAATTGTGTGCCTTCACGAAATATGCCATCTTTTGATGGCATATTATTTTGATTTTGAAATTGATAAAGTTGAGATTTTACCATTTGGAGCCTATTTGTCTTTAAATGATTTTTATTTTCACCCTATACGTGAAGAGATTTGTGTGGTTTTGGCTGGACCGTGCAGTCATTTGCTAATCTATGGGCTCATTCTGGTGTTGAGTTCTGGTGTCTATCAAGAATATCTTTTAACTATGAATATGATGGTATTTGTATTTAATCTTGTACCTATATACCCAATGGATGGGGGTCGTATTATCGGTTTGATTCTCCAAAGTGTTATGGACTTAAAAAAAGCTTTGTATTTAACATTGAAAATATCTGTGTTTGTTTTTTGTATATTATTTTGTTTTTATTGTCAAATGAATACATTTGTTATACTTAGTTATTTGTTTATCCAGCAATTTTATTATCTGAAGTTTATACCAGTCTATTTACGGAAATACTATACTCAGATACCAAGCTTATATCCGCGTGATAAGATTGTTTTAAATCGTACCTTGACTTATCGGAGAGGATTTCATAATTATTACCAGGTAGATGGTTTGATATATGATGAACAGGAAATGGTAGGAGAATTGATTAAGAATGTAAAAAAATAG
- the rpsB gene encoding 30S ribosomal protein S2 has protein sequence MAVISMKKLLEVGVHFGHQTKRWNPKMAPYIFTSRNGIYIIDLKKSSDKIDEAYAAMMDIVAKGGKVLFVGTKKQAQEAVQLEAQRSGSFYVNSRWLGGTLTNFKTIQKRIRRLKELEKMDEDGTLELFTKKEAILLKKEQAKLEKNLGGIKEMRRLPNALFVVDPKVEHNAVAEAKILGIPVFGIVDTNCDPDEVDYVIPANDDAIRAVKLIVAAMADAVCEAKGEPLTVAYVKDEDDKEVSMNDAVASVEESKQRGPRYKNQGRPRYNRNAEVSKPAEVKEPKTEA, from the coding sequence ATGGCAGTAATTTCAATGAAAAAATTATTAGAAGTTGGTGTTCATTTTGGGCATCAAACAAAAAGATGGAATCCAAAAATGGCTCCATACATTTTCACTTCAAGAAACGGTATTTATATTATCGATTTAAAGAAATCATCTGATAAAATCGATGAAGCTTATGCAGCTATGATGGATATCGTTGCTAAGGGTGGAAAAGTTTTATTTGTAGGAACTAAAAAACAAGCTCAAGAAGCTGTACAATTAGAAGCTCAAAGATCTGGAAGTTTCTATGTAAATTCTCGTTGGTTAGGAGGAACTTTAACAAATTTCAAAACTATCCAAAAGAGAATTAGAAGATTAAAAGAATTAGAAAAAATGGATGAAGATGGAACTTTAGAATTATTTACTAAGAAAGAAGCAATCTTACTTAAAAAAGAACAAGCTAAGTTAGAAAAGAACTTAGGTGGTATCAAAGAAATGAGAAGATTACCAAATGCTTTATTTGTAGTTGATCCTAAAGTTGAACATAATGCAGTTGCAGAAGCAAAAATCTTAGGAATTCCTGTATTTGGTATTGTTGATACAAATTGTGATCCTGATGAAGTTGATTATGTTATTCCAGCAAATGATGATGCAATCAGAGCTGTTAAATTAATCGTTGCTGCAATGGCTGATGCTGTATGTGAAGCAAAAGGTGAACCTTTAACTGTTGCATATGTAAAAGATGAAGATGATAAAGAAGTATCTATGAATGATGCTGTCGCTTCTGTAGAAGAAAGCAAACAAAGAGGACCTAGATATAAAAATCAAGGGCGTCCTAGATATAACAGAAATGCTGAAGTAAGCAAACCAGCTGAAGTTAAGGAACCAAAAACTGAAGCATAG